One genomic region from Coregonus clupeaformis isolate EN_2021a unplaced genomic scaffold, ASM2061545v1 scaf0896, whole genome shotgun sequence encodes:
- the LOC121533996 gene encoding YLP motif-containing protein 1 (The sequence of the model RefSeq protein was modified relative to this genomic sequence to represent the inferred CDS: added 87 bases not found in genome assembly), with protein MALYSTVPFPSLCSGPGDCEETPGSMSCGVPDDKLHEPTIYSFRTQEQDIAATGFQRFLNVLNKGVDINKFSKIVNNVNELPPMQEGHPKTTYRSEIKGAPAQSSQDCLGPHSRALPQDHSHSHIRGERRPGLPHGQLQSLLESIGLDLGVEELGRLSDRTKERLYGMKRDQERSPLTSDRSSPFPLCHQHSNLTFDYSHSTTRDWDREGDRDNSDRDRDKYMRDREGDRNRHSSTRDWDRERDEDTERDESKRNRDWASSERDRERDGDKSERERDRRSSTRDRDRDKDRHSGTRDKRSGTRDKDRHSGTRDSDRDRRSSTRDSERDRHSDTRDRRSSTRNRDGDRDRRSSTRDRDRRSSDRDRRSSTRDRRSSTRDRDRDRRSSTRDRDRDRRSSTRDRDRHSSTRDRDRRSSTRDRDRDRHSSTRDRDRRCSNRDRRSSNRDRRSSARDRDRDRRCSTRDWDRDGDWDEESDRDRYRDKSRESSVELNTYSKDPMYPFSHPPNASMMATFSTTQLSLYTSSPYSNAFPPGWGYPPGIMPPGIMPPGIMPPGLMPPGSMPPGIMPPGIMPPSLMPPGSMPPGIMPPGTMPPNLMPPGTMPPPPGIMPPGTMPPGNMPPFPYPPPGYLPYPSAPPHYSNSTAALSQTYTYTQPASNLQLSSTQPARNHQLTYIPLTNNHPTGTLQQLNTKSTGNLLQLMNLQLPKSKPASTRQLTYIQPASNPQVTSTKPGGTRQLTYIQPASNPQVTSTKPTSTRQLTYIQPASNPQVTSTQPDSELKFTSSAVLTPTLKVLTPDPISLSKAQQLKEPSHPRCLQYVKTVVPKGGNRRVRRLTKSRVKRNSQAFGERCKKYRKEVLRKRRIYRDLQEKRDGLIARAAAKVAAQVAAKYPRALSEAEAESDVEGEKKTMPEEAIKGKLKKKLEEFNLKMKRKSTQQTPT; from the exons GTTCCTGATGATAAGCTACACGAACCCACCATTTATTCATTCAGGACACAGGAGCAGGACATCGCAGCCACGGGCTTCCAGCGCTTCCTCAATGTCCTCAACAAAGGGGTGGACATCAACAAGTTCTCAAAGATTGTCAACAACGTGAATGAGTTACCCCCTATGCAGGAGGGCCATCCAAAGACTACCTACAGGAGTGAGATTAAGGGGGCCCCAGCACAGAGCTCTCAGGATTGCTTGGGGCCCCATAGTAGAGCTCTGCCACAGGACCACAGTCACTCACACATTCGTGGAGAAAGGAGACCGGGTCTCCCACACGGCCAGCTCCAGAGCCTGCTAGAGTCCATCGGGCTAGACCTGGGGGTGGAGGAGTTGGGCCGACTGTCAGACCGGACCAAGGAGAGACTGTACGGGATgaagagagaccaggagaggagTCCCTTGACGTCAGACAGATCCAGCCCCTTCCCCCTTTGCCACCAGCACTCAAATCTGACCTTTGATTACAGCCATTCTACTACCAGAGActgggatagagagggagacagagacaactCTGATAGAGACCGAGACAAATAtatgagagacagggagggagacaggaataggCACTCTAGTACtagagactgggacagagaacGAGACGAGGACACAGAGAGGGACGAATCTAAGAGAAACAGAGACTGGGCCAGTtctgagagagaccgagagagagacggggacaaatctgagagagagagggacaggcgcTCTAGtaccagggacagagacagagacaaggacAGGCACTCTGGTACCAGGGACAAGCGCTCTGGTACCAGAGACAAGGACAGGCACTCCGGTACCAGAGACAGCGACAGGGACAGGCGCTCTAGTACCagggacagcgagagagacaggcaCTCTGATACCAGGGACAGGCGCTCTAGTACCAGGAACAGAGACGGGGACAGGGACAGGCGCTCTAGtaccagggacagggacaggcgcTCTAGTGACAGGGACAGGCGCTCTAGTACCAGGGACAGGCGCTCTAGtaccagggacagagacagggacaggcgCTCTAGtaccagggacagagacagggacaggcgCTCTAGtaccagggacagggacaggcacTCTAGtaccagagacagggacaggcGCTCTAGtaccagggacagagacagggacaggcaCTCTAGtaccagggacagagacaggcgcTGTAGTAACAGGGACAGGCGCTCTAGTAACAGGGACAGGCGCTCTAGTgctagggacagagacagggacaggcgCTGTAGTACCAGGGACTGGGACAGAGATGGTGACTGGGACGAAGAAAGCGACAGGGATAGGTATAGGGACAAGTCCAGGGAAAGCTCTGTTGAGCTCAACACATACTCCAAGGACCCTATGTATCCTTTTTCCCACCCTCCTAATGCATCTATGATGGCAACCTTCTCCACCACCCAGTTATCTCTGTATACCAGCAGCCCCTACTCCAATGCCTTCCCTCCAGGTTGGGGTTATCCCCCTGGTATTATGCCCCCTGGCATTATGCCCCCTGGTATTATGCCCCCTGGCCTAATGCCCCCTGGGAGCATGCCCCCTGGTATTATGCCCCCTGGCATTATGCCTCCTAGCCTAATGCCCCCTGGGAGCATGCCCCCTGGTATTATGCCCCCTGGTACCATGCCCCCAAACCTTATGCCCCCTGGTACCATGCCCCCTCCCCCTGGTATTATGCCCCCTGGTACCATGCCCCCTGGTAACATGCCTCCCTTCCCATACCCCCCCCCTGGGTATCTACCTTACCCCAGCGCCCCACCGCATTACTCTAATAGCACAGCAGCCTTAAGCCAGACATACACATACACCCAGCCTGCTAGCAACCTCCAGCTCTCATCTACCCAGCCTGCCAGAAACCACCAGTTAACATATATCCCGCTCACAAACAACCATCCCACTGGCACCCTCCAGCAGCTAAACACCAAGTCCACTGGCAACCTGCTCCAGCTCATGAACCTCCAACTCCCAAAAAGCAAGCCCGCTAGCACCCGCCAGCTTACATACATCCAGCCAGCTAGCAACCCCCAGGTCACATCTACCAAGCCTGGTGGGACCCGCCAGCTTACATACATCCAGCCCGCTAGCAACCCCCAGGTCACATCTACCAAGCCCACTAGCACCCGCCAGCTTACATACATCCAGCCTGCTAGCAACCCACAGGTCACATCTACCCAACCCGATAGCGAACTCAAGTTCACAAGCTCGGCTGTACTCACGCCAACACTGAAAGTGTTGACCCCAGACCCAATCTCCTTGAGCAAGGCCCAACAACTGAAGGAGCCGTCACACCCCCGCTGTCTGCAGTACGTTAAGACGGTGGTGCCCAAGGGCGGCAACCGCCGCGTAAGACGGCTCACCAAGTCAAGAGTCAAGAGAAACAGCCAGGCGTTTGGAGAAAGGTGTAAGAAATACAGGAAAGAGGTTCTGAGAAAGAGGAGAATATATCGAGATCTCCAAGAGAAGAGAGATGGACTGATTGCAAGAGCTGCAGCGAAAGTGGCCGCTCAGGTGGCTGCAAAGTATCCCAGGGCCCTCTCTGAAGCGGAAGCAGAGAGCGATGTTGAAGGGGAGAAAAAAACAATGCCAGAAGAAGCGATTAAGGGGAAACTAAAGAAAAAG CTTGAAGAGTTCAACCTGAAGATGAAGCGGAAATCGACACAACAAACACCAACATAA